A window of the Streptococcus sp. 116-D4 genome harbors these coding sequences:
- the guaA gene encoding glutamine-hydrolyzing GMP synthase, which produces MSNISTDLKDVEKIIVLDYGSQYNQLISRRIREIGVFSELKSHKISAAEVREINPVGIILSGGPNSVYEDGSFDIDPEIFELGIPILGICYGMQLLTHKLGGKVVPAGDAGNREYGQSTLTHTESALFAGTPEEQLVLMSHGDAVTEIPADFVRTGTSADCPYASIENPDKKIYGIQFHPEVRHSVHGYDILRNFALNICGAKGDWTMDNFIEMQIKQIREKVGDKRVLLGLSGGVDSSVVGVLLQKAIGDQLICIFVDHGLLRKGEADQVMDMLGGKFGLNIVKADAAKRFLDKLAGVSDPEQKRKIIGNEFVYVFDDEASKLTDVKFLAQGTLYTDVIESGTDTAQTIKSHHNVGGLPEDMQFELIEPLNTLYKDEVRALGTELGMPDHIVWRQPFPGPGLAIRVMGEITEEKLETVRESDAILREEIAKAGLDRDIWQYFTVNTGVRSVGVMGDGRTYDYTIAIRAITSIDGMTADFAKIPWEVLQKISVRIVNEVDHVNRIVYDITSKPPATVEWE; this is translated from the coding sequence ATGAGTAACATTTCAACTGATTTGAAAGATGTCGAAAAAATCATCGTATTGGACTATGGTAGCCAGTACAACCAGCTGATTTCACGCCGAATCCGTGAGATTGGTGTTTTTTCAGAACTAAAGAGCCATAAAATTTCAGCTGCTGAAGTTCGTGAAATCAATCCTGTGGGAATTATCCTTTCAGGTGGTCCAAACTCTGTATACGAAGATGGTTCATTCGATATTGACCCAGAAATCTTCGAACTTGGAATTCCGATTTTGGGAATCTGCTATGGTATGCAGCTATTGACTCACAAACTTGGAGGAAAAGTTGTTCCTGCAGGTGACGCTGGTAACCGTGAATACGGCCAATCAACATTGACTCACACAGAATCAGCTCTTTTTGCGGGTACTCCAGAAGAGCAACTTGTCTTGATGAGCCACGGTGATGCTGTAACGGAAATTCCTGCTGACTTTGTTCGTACTGGAACTTCTGCAGACTGTCCTTATGCATCTATTGAAAACCCTGATAAGAAAATTTACGGTATCCAATTCCACCCAGAAGTTCGCCACTCAGTTCACGGTTATGATATTTTGCGTAACTTTGCTTTAAACATCTGTGGTGCCAAAGGTGACTGGACTATGGATAACTTCATCGAGATGCAAATCAAACAAATCCGTGAAAAAGTTGGAGACAAACGTGTTCTTCTCGGACTTTCTGGTGGTGTTGACTCTTCTGTTGTTGGGGTTCTTCTCCAAAAAGCCATCGGAGATCAATTGATCTGTATCTTTGTAGACCACGGTCTTCTTCGTAAAGGAGAAGCGGACCAAGTTATGGATATGCTTGGTGGTAAGTTTGGGTTGAACATCGTCAAAGCAGATGCTGCAAAACGTTTCCTTGATAAATTGGCTGGTGTATCTGATCCTGAACAAAAACGTAAGATTATCGGTAACGAGTTTGTTTATGTCTTTGATGACGAAGCAAGCAAACTAACAGATGTGAAATTCCTTGCTCAAGGAACACTCTATACAGACGTGATTGAGTCTGGTACCGATACTGCTCAAACCATCAAGTCTCACCACAACGTAGGTGGACTTCCAGAAGACATGCAGTTTGAACTGATCGAGCCACTTAACACTCTTTACAAAGATGAAGTTCGTGCACTAGGTACTGAACTTGGCATGCCAGACCACATCGTATGGCGCCAACCATTCCCAGGACCTGGACTTGCTATCCGTGTCATGGGGGAAATTACTGAAGAAAAACTTGAAACTGTTCGTGAATCAGATGCTATCCTTCGTGAAGAAATCGCTAAAGCTGGCCTTGACCGCGACATCTGGCAATATTTCACTGTTAACACTGGCGTTCGTTCAGTTGGTGTTATGGGCGACGGTCGTACTTACGACTACACCATCGCTATCCGTGCTATCACTTCTATCGATGGTATGACAGCTGACTTCGCTAAGATCCCTTGGGAAGTTCTCCAAAAAATCTCTGTTCGTATCGTAAACGAAGTTGACCACGTTAACCGTATCGTCTATGATATTACAAGTAAACCACCTGCAACCGTTGAGTGGGAGTAG
- a CDS encoding GntR family transcriptional regulator, with protein MLPAYMKIHDQIKKDIDEHRWAIGERLPSERDLAEQFDVSRMTLRQAISLLVEEGVLERRVGSGTFVSSTRVQEKMRGTTSFTEIVKSQGKVPSSQLISYRKTIPNEQEVAKLGITPTENIIRMERVRYADQVPLVYEVASIPEKFIKNFKKEEITSHFFQTLQKHGYRIGKSQQTIYARLAKEKIAHYLEVEKGHAILGLTQVSYLEDGTAFEYVKSQYVGERFEFYLENN; from the coding sequence ATGCTACCAGCTTATATGAAAATCCATGATCAGATTAAAAAGGATATTGACGAACATCGTTGGGCTATTGGAGAGAGGCTTCCCAGTGAACGAGATTTAGCAGAGCAGTTCGATGTCAGTCGTATGACCCTCCGCCAAGCAATTTCCCTCTTGGTCGAAGAAGGTGTTCTTGAGCGCAGAGTTGGAAGTGGTACCTTTGTATCCAGTACACGTGTACAAGAAAAGATGCGAGGGACAACCAGTTTTACTGAAATTGTCAAATCCCAAGGTAAAGTTCCCTCTAGTCAACTCATTTCCTACAGAAAAACTATTCCAAATGAGCAAGAAGTTGCCAAGTTAGGAATTACTCCAACGGAAAATATTATCAGAATGGAACGTGTTCGCTATGCCGACCAAGTTCCTCTGGTTTATGAAGTTGCATCCATTCCTGAGAAATTCATCAAGAACTTTAAAAAGGAAGAAATCACCAGTCATTTCTTCCAAACCCTGCAAAAACATGGCTATCGTATTGGCAAATCACAACAGACTATTTATGCTCGCCTTGCTAAGGAAAAAATCGCCCACTATTTGGAAGTTGAAAAAGGACATGCTATTCTTGGTTTGACCCAGGTTTCCTACCTAGAAGATGGTACTGCTTTTGAATACGTAAAAAGTCAGTATGTAGGCGAACGCTTTGAATTTTATCTTGAAAATAATTAG
- a CDS encoding DMT family transporter, giving the protein MSDSLKGTLLTVVVGIAWGLSGTSCQYLMAHGISALVLTNLRLLIAGGILMVLAYATAKDRMLAFLKDRKSLLSLLIFALIGLFLNQFAYLTAIQETNAGTATVLQYVCPVGILIYSCIKDKVAPTLGEIVSIILAIGGTFLIATHGQLDQLSMTPAGLFWGLFSALTYALYIILPIALIKKWGSSLVIGVGMVIAGLVALPFTGVLQANIPTSLDFLLAFAGIILIGTVFAYTAFLKGASLIGPVKSSLLASIEPISAVFFAFLIMNEQFYPIDFLGMAMILFAVTLISLKDLLLEK; this is encoded by the coding sequence ATGTCAGACAGTTTAAAAGGGACTCTATTAACAGTTGTGGTTGGGATTGCTTGGGGCTTGTCAGGAACGAGTTGCCAATACCTGATGGCACACGGAATTTCGGCTCTGGTTTTAACTAACTTACGACTTTTAATCGCCGGTGGGATTCTCATGGTCTTGGCTTATGCTACTGCAAAGGATAGAATGCTGGCCTTTTTAAAGGATAGAAAAAGTTTGCTGTCTCTTCTCATTTTTGCTCTAATTGGCCTCTTCCTCAATCAATTTGCCTATCTAACTGCTATTCAGGAAACCAATGCAGGGACCGCGACGGTGCTTCAGTATGTTTGCCCTGTCGGGATTTTGATTTATAGCTGTATCAAGGATAAGGTAGCACCGACACTGGGAGAGATTGTTTCTATCATATTAGCCATCGGAGGGACCTTTCTGATCGCCACTCATGGGCAGTTGGACCAGTTATCTATGACACCTGCTGGCCTGTTCTGGGGACTCTTTTCTGCCCTAACTTACGCACTTTATATCATTTTGCCCATAGCCTTGATTAAGAAGTGGGGTAGCAGTTTGGTCATTGGTGTGGGAATGGTCATAGCTGGTTTGGTCGCCCTTCCTTTTACAGGGGTTCTACAGGCCAATATACCGACTAGTCTTGATTTTCTCCTTGCTTTTGCGGGCATTATCCTTATCGGGACTGTCTTTGCCTATACAGCGTTCTTAAAAGGAGCCAGTCTGATTGGACCAGTTAAGTCAAGTTTGTTGGCTTCAATTGAGCCAATCTCGGCAGTTTTCTTTGCCTTTCTGATTATGAATGAACAATTTTATCCTATTGATTTTCTTGGCATGGCAATGATATTGTTTGCTGTAACTCTGATTTCTTTGAAAGATTTACTCTTAGAGAAATAA
- a CDS encoding serine hydrolase domain-containing protein encodes MKWSKIIKKIEEQIEAGIYPGASFAYFKDNQWTEFYLGQSDPEHGLQTEEGLVYDLASVSKVVGVGTVCTFLWEKGQLDIDRPVTDFLAESDYSDITIRQLLTHATNLDPFIPNRDLLTASELKEAMFHLKRRSQPAFLYSDVHFLLLGFILERIFNQDLDVILQERVWQPWGMTETQFGPVELAVPTVRGVEVGLVHDPKARLLGRHAGSAGLFSTVKDLQIFLEHYLVDDFARALSKNFSPLDDKERSLAWNLEGDWLDHTGYTGTFIMWNRQKQEAAIFLSNRTYEKDERAQWIVDRNQVMDLIRKEE; translated from the coding sequence ATGAAGTGGTCCAAGATTATAAAAAAAATAGAAGAACAAATCGAGGCAGGGATTTATCCCGGAGCCTCTTTTGCGTATTTTAAGGACAATCAATGGACGGAGTTTTATTTAGGCCAAAGTGACCCAGAGCATGGCTTGCAGACTGAGGAAGGACTCGTTTATGACCTAGCCAGTGTCAGCAAGGTTGTAGGGGTTGGCACAGTTTGTACCTTTTTGTGGGAAAAAGGTCAATTAGATATTGACAGACCGGTAACAGATTTTTTAGCTGAAAGTGATTATTCAGACATCACTATCCGCCAGCTCTTGACTCACGCAACAAATCTTGATCCTTTTATTCCCAATCGAGACCTTTTAACAGCTTCAGAATTAAAGGAAGCGATGTTTCATCTCAAGAGACGAAGTCAGCCAGCCTTTCTTTATTCGGATGTCCATTTTTTACTTCTGGGCTTTATTTTGGAAAGAATCTTTAATCAAGACTTGGATGTGATTTTACAAGAACGAGTCTGGCAACCCTGGGGAATGACGGAAACCCAGTTTGGCCCTGTTGAGCTAGCTGTTCCAACCGTCAGAGGTGTCGAGGTAGGTCTGGTACATGATCCCAAGGCTCGCCTCCTGGGCAGACATGCAGGTAGTGCTGGTTTGTTTTCGACTGTAAAGGATTTACAAATCTTTTTAGAACACTATTTAGTAGATGACTTTGCAAGAGCTTTGAGTAAAAATTTTTCTCCTTTGGATGACAAGGAACGTTCTTTGGCATGGAATTTGGAAGGAGATTGGTTAGACCATACGGGCTATACAGGCACCTTTATCATGTGGAATCGTCAGAAGCAAGAAGCAGCCATTTTCCTATCGAATCGTACCTATGAAAAGGATGAACGTGCTCAATGGATTGTAGACCGCAATCAAGTGATGGACTTGATTCGTAAAGAAGAGTAA
- a CDS encoding CppA N-terminal domain-containing protein: MNVNQIVRIIPTLKVNNRKLNETFYIETLGMKALLEESAYLSLGDQTGLEKLVLEEAPSMRTRKVEGRKKLAKLIIKVENPIEIEGLLSKTDSIHRLYKGQKGYAFEVFSPEDDLILIHAEDDRESLVEVEEKPVFQTDLESISLSKFEISMELHFPTDIESFMGSSEIGAFIDFIPAQGQDLTVDNTVTWDLSMLKFLVNELDIASLRKKFESTEYFIPKSDKFFRCKDRNNVELWFEAV; encoded by the coding sequence ATGAATGTAAATCAAATTGTACGGATTATTCCTACTTTAAAAGTTAATAATAGAAAATTAAATGAAACATTTTATATTGAAACCCTTGGCATGAAGGCCTTGTTAGAAGAATCGGCCTATTTATCACTAGGGGACCAAACTGGTCTCGAAAAGCTGGTTTTAGAAGAAGCTCCCAGCATGCGTACTCGTAAGGTAGAGGGAAGAAAAAAGCTGGCTAAACTGATTATCAAGGTGGAAAATCCCATAGAAATTGAAGGACTCTTATCTAAAACAGATTCGATTCATCGATTATATAAAGGTCAAAAAGGCTACGCTTTTGAAGTTTTCTCACCAGAAGATGATTTAATTTTGATTCATGCGGAAGATGACAGAGAAAGTTTAGTAGAAGTAGAGGAAAAACCTGTATTTCAAACAGATTTGGAATCAATTTCTTTGAGTAAATTTGAGATTTCTATGGAATTACATTTCCCAACTGATATCGAAAGTTTCATGGGATCATCTGAAATTGGGGCATTCATTGATTTTATCCCAGCTCAGGGACAAGATTTGACTGTGGACAATACGGTTACTTGGGACTTATCTATGCTCAAGTTCTTGGTCAATGAATTAGACATAGCCAGTCTTCGCAAGAAATTTGAGTCTACCGAATATTTTATTCCTAAGTCTGACAAATTCTTCCGTTGTAAAGATAGAAATAATGTTGAATTGTGGTTTGAAGCAGTATGA
- the gla gene encoding aquaglyceroporin Gla — protein sequence MDFTWAIKYATEFLGTAILIILGNGAVANVELKGTKGHQSGWLVIAVGYGMGVMIPALMFGNVSGNHINPAFTLGLAVSGLFPWAQVAPYIIMQVLGAIFGQALVVATHRPYYLKTENPNNILGTFSTISSLDQGTKESRFVATVNGFVNEFIGSFVLFFAALGMTKNFFGAELVSKAQAAINAQVAQATTQGQTIPQEQVTAALDQAKEQVAPFMTSGLGIAHLALGFLVMALVTSLGGPTGPALNPARDFGPRLLHAFLPKSVLGEHKGDSKWWYSWVPVVAPIAAAITAVAIFKFLYL from the coding sequence ATGGATTTTACATGGGCTATTAAATATGCCACAGAATTCTTGGGAACTGCTATTTTGATCATTCTTGGAAATGGTGCAGTTGCTAACGTTGAACTTAAAGGTACGAAAGGTCACCAAAGTGGCTGGCTCGTTATTGCTGTTGGTTACGGTATGGGGGTTATGATTCCAGCTTTGATGTTTGGTAACGTATCAGGTAACCACATCAACCCAGCCTTCACTCTTGGTCTAGCAGTTAGCGGACTTTTCCCTTGGGCTCAGGTTGCACCTTACATCATTATGCAAGTTTTGGGAGCAATCTTTGGTCAAGCCTTGGTTGTTGCAACACACCGCCCATACTACTTGAAAACTGAAAATCCAAATAATATCTTGGGTACTTTCTCAACAATCTCAAGTTTGGATCAAGGTACAAAAGAATCACGCTTTGTAGCAACTGTTAACGGTTTTGTAAACGAGTTTATTGGTTCATTTGTTCTTTTCTTTGCAGCTCTTGGAATGACTAAAAACTTCTTTGGTGCTGAACTAGTATCAAAAGCACAAGCAGCTATCAATGCTCAAGTTGCTCAAGCAACTACTCAAGGTCAAACAATTCCTCAAGAACAAGTAACAGCCGCACTTGATCAAGCTAAAGAACAAGTAGCACCGTTTATGACATCTGGTCTTGGAATTGCTCACTTGGCACTTGGATTCCTTGTTATGGCTTTGGTAACATCACTTGGCGGACCTACAGGACCTGCCTTGAACCCGGCCCGTGACTTTGGACCACGTCTCCTTCATGCTTTCCTTCCAAAATCAGTTCTTGGTGAGCACAAAGGCGATTCAAAATGGTGGTATTCTTGGGTACCAGTAGTAGCACCGATTGCAGCAGCAATTACGGCAGTAGCTATCTTCAAATTCCTTTACCTATAA
- a CDS encoding competence protein ComA, producing MKEFDNYIIEKPCDSNSDRLQKILIIESLVDDILQFSLRLNNSVGEIFLLQPFQKKTIFIPCYFEEDIVKVKDDDEVEWNLLEFQKFRAFLA from the coding sequence ATGAAAGAATTCGACAATTATATTATTGAGAAGCCTTGCGATTCTAATTCAGATAGACTGCAAAAAATCTTAATAATTGAAAGTTTGGTAGATGATATTTTGCAATTTTCTCTCAGACTCAATAATAGTGTAGGAGAGATTTTCCTCCTACAACCGTTTCAAAAGAAAACTATCTTTATTCCATGTTATTTTGAGGAAGATATTGTGAAAGTCAAAGATGATGATGAAGTTGAGTGGAATTTGTTAGAGTTTCAAAAATTTAGAGCATTTTTGGCTTAG